TCCATCCTTAAAGACTCCACGCCTTGGAAGCTGCACACAATCAAGTCCAGGAAGAAATGCTTCAGCATTGGACCAGTTTAAGAGATGACCATATATGAATTGCAGGGGCAGTTAATGACTTAATAGTATGCAAATAATTATGGGTTTTCAGTAAAATGAGTGAAACTAGGGTCATGCATGTGTTATACTTTATAAAAGAAATCATTCAAGAAAAGATAGCAATAGCCATTGAAAACTACCTTGTCTTGAGATCTTCCATTTGCTGTCATCATTGACAGCCCAAAAGAAGTAGCCACGAAGTCCAAGCGCCCGAGCAAACCCTATTTTCACCGTAGTTGATCTGGTATCATCATATCCAATCCAAGAAGTCCCTGCATAAGAATAAGTTGATACCGTACGCGCATCATACACCACAGTGGCTTTGTTCTCTTTATTAAAAGCCTCCACCTGTGAAAACGACAGTACCCCTTCATCACCCGGACCCACATCGACGGCCGGTGCTCCGATCCCATGTTGTGTAGGATCCTTGAGCTTCCATGTCCGGCCATACAGTGGCAGCCCCATAACCAACTTGCTCCTAGGCACCCCGGCTTTGATCCATGACTTCACCCCATAACTCGTGCTTATATTACTATTTGGGTCGAACAATGCTGCTTGGGCCCCCGTTGCAGAAGTGTCCCACGACCCACGATAATCGTAGCACATCAAGTTGATCAGGTCCAAGTTTTTTCCAGCCGAGCCCACCTGATACTTGCGATAGTCCCCATATGCAAAGAAGTCCACTGAGAAATACGTGGCAGCTGTAATTAAGAGAGGGGCCCGGCCCTTTAGCTTGGCCTCCTTCTTGACCTCAGCCCTCCACTCTTGCAGCAAGAGGCCCCAGTCCTCCATCTCTTTTGGACTTTCAGGGAACTCCCAATCAAGGTCCAGCCCATCAAACCCATATTTGCGTGCAACTTCTACGGTTGACTTGATGAAGCTCGCCCTTGTGGAAGCCTTTGAGGCCATGCGGGCAAAGAGTTGTTGATCACCGCCTCCACCACCGATGGAGAGGAGAGCCTTCAGCGACGGCTTTTTCCTGTGCAGCGTCGAGGTGAAGTCCAAGAGGGAGATCCCGGTAGAATTCGAGATATCGAACTTGAATGTCACATTGTTTGGCGAGGCAAATGCATAGTAGACGTGGGTGAACAGCGACGTGTCGATGGCGGATGGCGGAAAACTCTCATCCCATGAAGGCCAGTAGGCACCCTTTACCGGCGGCGAAGCAGTGACACAAGTCATGGCGATGGCGTAAAGGACAAAAACGGAGAGGAAGCGCATAGAGTTGAGGCCTGTCATTGTTTTGGGACTATGCTATGTATGTGtgtatctatctatctatatatataaaatatcagCCTTGTATTCAACAGACGGCTTTGACATATCCCTTTAGTGTATAGTTGTGGATGTTGATATATATCCATGGGAGATGAGGACATTATTAAAGGGAGTGGGGTGCGGGGAGGAAAGTAAGGTGATAGGGTGCGACTAAAAAATTGTCTTGACCAGTACCGAGCTATTGAGCAAGTagtgtttcttcttctctggATTTCTAGATGGCCGCCCGGAAGACCTGTTCCCATAATGTTTTAatatgcaaaaaatggactcAAATCAGGATTCATGATTTGGTGGTCGAGTTTTAGGGTTATGAACCTAATTTAAAGTGAAAATTTAGGAGTGCGTGAACCATTGTTGgattataaaaataagtggtgcATGTGAGTACTGTCTCTTCTTCATGATTGTGTGGATTAAAAATGTAGATGGTTCAATGCGAGGACAGTGACAATTGCATAAGTTCAAGGTGTGTCTGCCTCATTGTATGGCCTATGTTGAGTGTCCTGCCTTTGTGTAAGTTAGTGGAGAGCGTTCAGATGGTGAAAGGACAAGGAGAAACGACACTAGCAAAAGGGCAACGATGATCATATACCTTCTACATTACATGGTAGTACCCGTTCATCACATGGATTTCAAGGGAAATACTTGTCCAGCAGCACAACGTTGACCCACAATCCTCATTGGCTGATATGGTCAGAATGGTTGGGGATGTGGCATCAGAAAAATTCTATCTTTATGGGTGGTCTGACCCTAGACACAGAGGGTGGTACTTTTCCAAATTCAATGATGGttaaatgttatgaactttGTCAACCGCTGAAAAAGAGAGAGGAGTTTTCAATCCATACGACTCTGCACAATGAATGTCTTCTGATACATCATGAAACATGGCAGTCtacattttgtttttcaatttgttATTGGAGCCAACTTCTAGAATTTCCATTTTGGATTGGTCTACTCATCGATGCAGGTTTTTTTGCTATAAATGTCAAAATGGTGATGCAGTTTGTTTGGGCGACACCGACCAGGTCCTGTGTTAGGATTGACCTGAAGGTAGTGAATCATTGATATCCCTTATCAACAGATAGCGGACCGACTCTTTTTTAGGGTAtctaatattgtttttttttattttttattttgtttaccgaatagaaaaagtaaatttttttaaaataaaaaaataacattgatttttttttactttttaatacttaatagaaataaaatactatacaaacaaataacctaatatttaacattattaaatattatgcttatttggttaaaattaagtaaaaaaacaaacgtcACCTTACCATTTTTAgaggtattttattttaacagtATCAATTCATATATTCAATAATAAATGAGATCTcacaaatatattatatacgttggtttttattttcttttaagcattccccataatttatttttaaaagcggttaaaattattttgagtttgaagttgaaaatgagtttaaaaattaatttgattattggCTAATGACAATGAATAAACTCATCAAATATCCAAcgattttaaattataaaaaatggaagTCTTAAAATATAGATTTGATTTGACTGTTATATGTTTGAAAACGGAATCAACGGAATGAGTaagtttgtttttaaaactttgcCACCGAATTGACTTTTATTGTCGTTGAAAAATGAGCTGGAACAATTTTGTGGAATTTTCGATTTTGACTTCCCCATGAGGCTAAGACAAGCATTGACTTTGTGCTTTAGGCATTGACCGTGAGATTAAATATGCCACTCTTTTTCAAATGGGATTAGCTAATAAAAGGCCTAGAGCCGAATGTGATCTTAAAAACCAATTGCATTCCCGGAAAACATCTCAATATCGTATTTGTCtaggagaaaaacaaaaattgtatTTTCATTATGATCTTATAAAACACCGATTACTTAACTATGTTCATATCACGGGAAAAGCAAAAGGGGCGATAAGTCGGGTTTTACTCCAATTACTTGAAATGCGTATGTGGACGAAGCTCTCTTCATTCATTTGTGAGTTTTCCCATGTGTTAAAATTTAGTGTTCATAATTGTTGTAATCTGTACATGATTAACATAAATGCCTCTATTGGGGTTCACTGAGCCACTCAAACTCAGAACCTTTCTGCCTCAGTACTGAAGTTCTCAGCGAGGCAAGACTTGGGAGATTGTTGTAACATTGACCGAACCAATTTCATGGCCTGATGCAGATTTACCGTCTGCCTCAACTTCATCTCTTTTTGCTGCAAAAGCAGGCCTTCTAGGAATAGCAATGGCTGCAGTTTCATTTTTGATCATCGAATCGACTTCTAACATGGACGGTCTATCGGCTGGATTTTCCTGGACGCATAGCAGTGCTACTTGCATGCATCGTGTCAGTTTACACGAAGAACATGCATCATCCAGTGATGGATCCATGAACTCCATGCTCTTACCATCCTTCCATCCTTCCATAGCTCATATGCCTGAAATAATTTAATGCTAATTAGCAAGCCATGTTGTAGAGCATATacagaatttgaaatcaaaatgaAGTGAGGGAAGTCTCAAAGTAACTTGCATATTCAAGAAGGTGTAAATTTTGATCCAAACCATAGAAACATGTATTCTTCTTGCCACTGATAATTTGTAATAAGAGAACTCCAAAGCTATAAACATCAGACTTCACAGAATAGGTACCCTTTTGCACGTATTCAGGGGAGACATAGCCACTGTATTGAATGAACAAATGGGATTGCGTGAATTTTTCCCAGAATTTGAGGGGAAAAATTATGGGTAAAATCGATTTTGAAAGGAAGTTTTACTTACTATGTCCCAACAATTCGGCCGGTGTTTGCTTCATTCTCATCTTTTTGGAAAATTCTAGCTATCCCAAAATCTGCAATCTTTGGCTTCATTTCACCGTCTAATAAAATGTTGCTAGCCTTCAAATCCCTGTGAATTATCCTTAGTCTTGAGTACTCCTGTAGATATAGAAGCCCTTGAGTGATCCCTTCAATGATGTGTATGCGTTTTCCCCAATCTAAGAGTACCTGTCCCTCTGGGTCTACATCAGATGGATTTATGAGCAAGTAGTTATATTTCTTATCTAaacaataaaatgaatcaaCATTGGCTTCTTTCAGGCTTAAGGGTGTGGCTGCATAGGGGAACCCTTTGGACACCATTCTGCATGGAGTTTAGCCCCTCATATCAGAACTTGTCTTTATAGGCTGAGAACTTCCATCCAATTTCTAAAATGAGAAACAGATGGGTGTTCCTGAATTCACCTTATTCCTTGGATGCTTTGGTTTGCCAATGGGACGAATTTGTGCATGGAGCAGAGAGTGATCATCAAAATGGTAGGAAAGTCTCATGCTGTTTGGGGGAAGGCAACCCCTGCAGTAACCAGCTCTGCAGTAAGCAAAGCTGCCAGGATGCATAGGATGAGTTGGTCTTTGGGgaaatgttttcaaaagcagactcaaaagtgatttttggGAGTAATTGTTAAAAACACCTGTTAATTAATTTGaggaataaaattttgtttaaaaactcaaatataaaagcAGTTAATTTCTGGACTTTTTCTCTTGAAggattaattttcatatttttaattattactcaaaaacattattaaaaaaaaaaaaaccaaccttaaaacacttgaaatttgtttttgaaaacatcacACTTTTAGATaaacttatcaaaaatattgttttctatGAGAAGTTTCTCAAACttgttttatgaataaaaaaattaggccatgtttggtaattattttttaaaatagtactTTTCTATttgcattttcatttattttttgaaaattgttttaaaaaataattataataacataaagaataaataaacataaaacattacatctaaaaattatttttaaaatatatttaaaagtctaaaaaataaattaaaaatattttaagtttccaaacaaaaatttattccataaaaatatcaaagaaaagttgttcaatttattataaaaactgtttttcataaaGGTTTTCAAATTTAGACACCAGACAAACAGGGTATTACTTCCCAAACAGATTACTGGACTTCAAGCATTCCAAATGAAAAAGCCCACAAAGAGGACTTGGGTTTCTACCGCTGAGGATTATGGAAGGGAAGTTGATTTGCCATTCTTTTTCAGGTCCCTGATTCTAAGGGCATGGTGACCACAACTACTAGGAAGTTCCTTCTTATGCCATCGCCCTTTAAGATACCGAGAAACTACAAAACTTTAGGCCCCTCAACATGTTCTCACTAACTACAACTGGAAGATTAAAAGAATACACGTACCAAAGAGATAGAAATCCAAGCTTTTGTTTGGCATGCATTCGTAGATGAGCATCTTCTCTTCCCTTTGGGTGCAAAAACCCAAAAGTTTAACAAGATTCACATGCTGTAGTGTTGCAGTGAGTGTAACCTCATTCTTGAACTCCTCAAGCCCTTGATGAGAAGTTTTTGAAAGTCTCTTCACTGCTATTTCCTGCCCTTTCGGTAATTTACCCTACAAAACCACATCCATGGTCACTATTTTCTGCTAAAAATTAAGCTACACTTCAACTCATTTTAGGTTTCAATTCCTATACAAGTAACAAATGTGTTACTACTCAACAGAACTCGGCCATGATTAGATCTCAACTGGCTCTGAATTTGGTTCTGGACATCAGGTAAACCAGCTGCTACTAACCTTCAAAAATGTCTTAGTAAAGGAGCTACTACAAAAAGGTTAGGCAACTAAAATTAGATTATTCATAATTTTCTGGAAAGCTAAAAAATGT
Above is a window of Vitis vinifera cultivar Pinot Noir 40024 chromosome 11, ASM3070453v1 DNA encoding:
- the LOC100248333 gene encoding class V chitinase CHIT5b, coding for MTGLNSMRFLSVFVLYAIAMTCVTASPPVKGAYWPSWDESFPPSAIDTSLFTHVYYAFASPNNVTFKFDISNSTGISLLDFTSTLHRKKPSLKALLSIGGGGGDQQLFARMASKASTRASFIKSTVEVARKYGFDGLDLDWEFPESPKEMEDWGLLLQEWRAEVKKEAKLKGRAPLLITAATYFSVDFFAYGDYRKYQVGSAGKNLDLINLMCYDYRGSWDTSATGAQAALFDPNSNISTSYGVKSWIKAGVPRSKLVMGLPLYGRTWKLKDPTQHGIGAPAVDVGPGDEGVLSFSQVEAFNKENKATVVYDARTVSTYSYAGTSWIGYDDTRSTTVKIGFARALGLRGYFFWAVNDDSKWKISRQASKAWSL